attttggctgtgttgggtcttcgtttctgtgcgagggctttctccagttgtggcaagcgggggccactcttcatcgcgatgcgcgggcctctctcgttgcggagcacaggctccagacgcgcaggctcagcagttgtggctcacgggcccagccgctctgcggcatgtgggatcttcccaggccagggctcgaacccgtgtcccctgcattagcaggcagattctcaaccactgcgccaccagggaagcccctttctttttctcttttctttctctcttccttcctttctttctcctttccttccttccttccttcctccttccttccttttgctctctctttctcgccttccttccttctttctttcttttctttctctttctttctttctttctctctctctctctctctccccccccacccctctctctctcatgttCCATGTGACCTGCAGAAAATGTGGGAATCAGGAAACTaacacataaaagaaaaactgaaatactGTGAAAACAATAGTTTAGGACTATTGTTTTCATATGTTTAGTTTCAAAACTAAAACATGGTTTTCTATGTTCATTTGACCATAGgtcataaaaagtaaaacaatttgAACAAAgacaataataaattaaatataaacatttatgatACCAAACAAACTTAACCGTAGGAAAATGCATCATttcaaaaatacatgtttttttttttttgtcacataTCAAGGTGACATAGCTCTTAACTTGTGGACAACTTCTAAGAGTGGTCAGAGTAAAACATAAACatatacaaaacataaatatatatgaaggAAAATAACATACATAATACAGTCACCTTTTAATTGCAATAAGTATGttctcaaatatttatattatctgTCAGTATTGGACATTTTTTGTAAGCTCTGGGCATTTTCTGTAATCACTGATCTTCTTTTAACCTACATCTATAACCATTATGGTTACAGCAAGTTCGACTAGGATTTGAAcgtaatttccattttaaagtagaataaataaaaatcaacacaTTGATAATATAAACACCTCCCAAATTAAATTATCTTAATAATTGGTTTGCAAATTGGTGGCTTTtaattgatgaaataaatatgcAAGTCAAGGATGAACCTGTCTTCAGAAAGTCATGACAGGCTTGGAATTTATGGAAAATTACAATTGTAAAATATTATGAACTGTATTTCTGGAGTAATTATGTGTTAAAAGGTCAGAAGTTCAATGTTTGATTTGGAATCCTGAAAACTGGGAAATTAAAGAGGCAGAATTTGCTTACTGAGCACAGCCAAAGTCACAGAAACTTCATTTAGTAGACACCTGGTTTCTGATTATGAGAATTGTGATCTATTGGGGGGGAAATTTATTCTAGTTTTAGAAGATACCCTTCAATATTATTCAATTGCATTTGCTCTGATTCTAGGCTCATTGAGCCATgtccttattttttattcatttctcagatttttgaaaggaaaattgGGGAATCTTGGATAATGGATATAGGTACTCCTTTTCCTGAGAAGAAATATCCTCCATTATAAGGTTCAAATTGGCATCCAGGTTAACCATGATTATCTCGTGGGTTTTGTGAGGGGCAGTCAGTTCTTCAGTGACCATAACTCCCAATGAAGAAGCCCCACACCAGATAAACACTGATGCTCAAATTGTGATTTCATAGTCTGATCATCAGGATTCCCATAGAAATGGTTAACTGAGAGGTTAGAACACTATTTTCTGACTTATTAAGTATAAACTTTATTAAGGACTAAACATTAACCCCATTAAACATTAAACAAGAACACTGATCCTTTTATTGAAATGATGAGGGCTtcccaggggacatgggttcgagccctggtctgggaagatcccacatgctgtggagcaactaagcccgtgagccacaactactgaagcccgcgtgccacaactactgaagcctgcgtgcctagagcctgtgctccacagcaagagaagccactgcaatgagaagcccatgcaccaaaaggaagagtagcgcctgctcaccacaactagagaaaacccttgtgcagcaatgaagatccaatgcagctaaaaattaattaactaattaattataaaaaatttttaaaaagaaatgatgatatTTGTTCAATAATATAAAACACTCTGGTGCAATTAAGTAGTTTCTCTTAATCCCCCAAATTCTTAATTGTTCAGCAGGGGTTAACTCCATTAAAGCTTTTGATAGAACTTACTTCTTCAATTTACTCCAGGGTTTAATTTACaaccaaaacatttttataactgTGCTTAGAAGCCTTTACTTATCTCCAAGCTTTATTGCTTTTCAAGTAGTTGAGACCTGACTATATTCcaagataacatttaaaaaaaccgTAATTTGCAAAAGATATAATTTACTTTATACCCcttaaaaacagtgttattttcttccagcagtagaaaaaaaaattcttaaagtttTGTCTATGTATTTAGCCACAAAATACatagaatatttttcattagGAGGAAATTTTCATAACTGCATAAACACCTCACTTAATCCTTTGTCTTTTGAGATTCTAGTAATGTATATGGCATTTTATATAGTGTCAGGAAATTCTTGTTTGAGATTTTTTCATTGCAAGAATAACCgatgaataataaataatgtactttccctattttgttttgttcttaatcTCCAAAGGATCAACTAGCCCCTTGGGCATTCtatcttttattcatttcctttttatccaTCATATTCATCGTGCACCTGTTCCTGTGAATATTCTCTTACAGAACTTCTCCCGTGTCTCTATTTTCTAAACACAACGATTAAACTTTTCTAAAGCTTATACACTATGTAGGTGATCGACTTTGCAAATTCTTCCAGATTCCTTTGAGAAACCTAGTTTTCTCTTTAAAGCcttgagacagaaaaacagatTGATTTCATGCAGTGGGTAAGTAGGAAAATGTAtacagaataaattttttaaattgaatgagGTCATCCCCTGAGATGTATCTTGGAATACTTATCCAAGACAAAGCAGAGAGTTGGATTTATTTTCTCCAGATGATCCAACATTGAAGAGTAGGGATAGTGACCCTCACTTTCTGTATCCAAAGAGAGCACAGACCCTCACAGGCTGATCTAGGGTACTGTGTTTAGACCTACATCCTCTTTAGAGGCTCACTTTGCAGGAACAAAAAATCATTTTGCTCTAGAGGATGGTTACAGGAAATATTCACAATGAGTCAATCAGTATCAAGATCTCCTGTTCTAGTAAACTTCTAATTAAGtgttatgaaaataatttcatgtgaccaaataagtttggaaaacactggctAAAAACTGCAATAGAATTCTTTATTTACCATAggaatttttacagtttttactgTATGATAATATGAATTGTGAGTCCCCTAAAATGAGACATTTAATATGTAATAAttctcaaacttatttgaccacagaatttatttttaaagccctCTTAAGGGGCTAGATGTTTGAGGAAAACATTTTGGGAGATATGGGGCTGGAACACAGCTTGATGAAGAAATTATAAATAGTATTATTCTAGATCTGTCGCTTCCAAATACTGGTCTATAACATCCAATAGCATCACAATTTGCTATAGATAATATTTGGACAATGATAATATTTAAAGGCATAGATTTCTATTAAATACTTCCTACATCTACTCAATCAGTGATCTAATGGTGGGTCAGgagacagttctatttttaataagagTCTTAGATAATCTTATGCTGAGTTGGGTTTGGGACTTCTTAAGATAATATACTCCTAGGTCACTGTCAACCGTGATACCACCATCTTTTCATAAAGCTCTCTCTATTCCCAGCACTCTCTTCAAGGCATTCTTTACTTCTGAATTCCTAAGAGTATAGATAAGGGGGTTGAGCATGGGACTGAAAAATCTGTGAAACAGGAAAAgatatttcttttgttccttgGGGTTCCCATATCTAGGTCCAATATACATGATAATGGCTATGCCGTGAAAGAGTCCAACCACACAGAGGTGAGATGAGCAGGTGGAGAAGGCTTTTCTTTGATGTTCCCCAGACTGGATCCTGAAGATGGCACAGAGGACACACATATATGAGATTACAATTGAGGAGAAGTGTCCCACTAGCACAGAAATCATTCCAGCCAGTACCACAGTTTCACTGATGTGTGTATCTGTACAAGCAAGTTTGAGAACAGCCATGATTTCACAGAAAAAGTGATTGATTTTCTGGGATATACAGAAGGGTAAGGGTAAAAGTAACACTAGAGGAATCAAAGACGGAAGGACTCCAGTGGTCCAGGAAATCACCACCAGCACGATGCAGACTCTCCAGACCATGATGGCAGAGTACCAGAGGGGGTGGCAGATGCCTACATAGTGATCATAGGACATCACCAGCAGGAGAAGACAGTCTGTGACAGCAAGTGTCAAAAAGAGAAAGGTCTGTGTCATGCAGCCAGCAAAGGAGATGGGCTTGTCAGGACTCAGGAGGTTTACCAGCATCTAGGGCATGGTGTTGCAGGCATAGGCTATGTCAACGATGGCCAGGTGTGAGAGGAAGAAGTACAGTGCAGTCTAGAGTCCAGTGAGATGAGCACCAGGATGACCCCGTTCCCCGGCAGGGTGAAGACATAGAACAGAGAGAAGAGCCCAAAGAGAAGCATCTGAATCGTTGCATCAAGGGGAAATCCCAGTAGGGTGAACTCTGTGATACATGTTATATTGTCTCCCATATCCCTATGACACAGGAAATTCAGTTAATGTCCGTGGTTAAAGAGAAGTCTTTGAAAATAGATTTATGTCAACTATACCTTTCTGTGGTATAAAAAAGTGTTCAGAGACACTTTCAGtgaatttttgtgtttttaaatgaacatttaaagaatttatttggggcttccctggtgacgcagtggttaagaatccacctgccaatgcaggggacatgggtttgagccctcgttcatgaagatcccacatgccgcggagcaactaagcccgtgtgccacaactactgagcctgtgttctagagccagcgagccacaactactgagcccacgtgccacaactactgaagctcacgtgcctagagcccgtgctccgcaacaagagaagccaccgcaatgagaagcccgcgcaccgcaatgaagagtagcccccgctcgcctcgccgcagctagagaaagcctgcaggtagtagcaaagacccaacgcagccaaaaataaataaataaaacaaacaaattaaaaaaaaaattgatttggtaaccctaaaatatatatatacagacatacacataaacacatatatacatttttttcctttcttgttgtTAAGTTTTTAGCAGAGGCTAATTTTTCACACTattggtgtggccaaaaagttcgttcggatttCTCCATAAGATGTTAAGACAGTACAAAAAACCCGAACAgagtttttggccaacccaatgacTATGTTGCCACATGTTAATAGAACACATAGTTTTTGTTTCATTCGTGAGATACCTCATATCCTTCAAATAAAGTCTGCTTTTCTTTGCTCATATTAGAgttacttctgttttttttttcaaaaactatgACCCTTAACTGATACACATGCTAAAGTCCTCAAGCTGCAATACGTCTAATCTCGACTTGGAAGGGCTCATCAAGGACAGGGTATACTAAAAGTAGATGTACCATTTCCCAGATACACCATTAGCCATTAACCTCTCACCTGCCTGTCGAAACACACTTTCTACTCCTGCATCTGTTGTCACCTCCACAACTAATATtgcacaaaaatctcttcttGTTCAAATATAATGACTTATTTTCAGcctaaaatctattttttcatatttagttTTACAAAATACTTAGATGAACATTTATATGAATGATTGAATAGATTTGTACTGTATTGTTTATCTAAACACAAAAACAGATTCAGTAACTTTGTTAGATTTTGACTCAATATTGATAAACACTCTAGAAATACCCAGTTTTAGATACTGTCTCTGCACATGATTGGCAATAGCTAGAGGACTTCTGTGAGGGATACTGCAACGGGGTCTTTAAATTCCTTGAGAGATTGAACTAAATCATCTTTCTTACTCTATGATTCCACAATTAGaatgtacatataaatatgaTATTGCCCTCCCTGCTtaaattttattcccattttttaatgtaaactcaTCTTGTCTTGAAGAGAGCAAGAGTGAGCAGTAATTCTCAATTTAAATGGCTATAAAATTATCAACCCATTTAAAAATCATCCCATTTGCCTTGTTACTCCCCTATTGCTATTCCAATGATAAGTGTCAGGTCcagaagtttgaaaataaaataatttggtatttattgatttcctaTTACATACCTACCATTGTTCTGAGGGTGGAGCTATCAATGATAGGAACTCTGAACTCATACTAACTGCTTAGACTCTGGTCTCATAATACTGTACATAAATACATAACTATTTGTACACTTATCCAATAACTGAATATTTGTCcttatatatttagatatttgaCTTCCCTCTATATGTGGTACTTTAAgcctagtttttaaaataaaaaggtactGGGCTTTTTTGGttaatattaaacatttaccagaaAGTCGTACACACTTATCTCGTTACCTTAAAAATAGCTACCAGTAAAAAATAACCATTCATATACTgattatattaacatattgatATATTGCTTAATAGTATCTTTTACTCAGCCTATTTATACTGTCAATGAGAAAAATTTGagcattaataaaaatatacttttgcaTGATATTGAAGAGTGACAGTGAAAGCTAACAGGCAATGAaaatgatgttaaaatatatttgaccAGAACTCACAAAAGTAATTAAGAAACTTGTGTATCTAGGGATGATTTTTGTGTAAGGACCTCACAAAATCTTCATGCAGAAAAAGCAAACGTACCTGGTGTGGCTAAATTTCCTGATGGTGCTGGAAGGCTTGCTCCTCCTCTGAGAACTGCCAACGAAGGATCTTGGCTTTTCATATTGCCTAAGAGAAGAGAaggctttattcatttattatctccACAGGGCACCTTCTCAATTGTCATAAGGGCTTTGTGTAGGGCATGAGACAGTAGGTCTCACTTACACCAGTGTGCTCCCTATAGAGACATAAAGAAGCCAACCACTGTTCCCCTTCTGAGACTGAAGAGGATTGGCAGTCTGTCTCTGAGGAAGCCAGAGAAATAGCGAGACCTttagaggttaaaaaaagaacaggaaatacCTTCATAATTAAAAGGGTACACACATATTAAGTTATACTCTGGTGACCCCATGAATATTACAGGTACCCAAATACAGGAATTTATTATAGTTTCATGAATTTTTATGTTGTTCCAGCTCCCAAACATTCAAGAGGCACTCAGGAGATGCAGAGATTCATCCCTGGTTATTGTCTGACAGTGAAATAGAAACTTGACATTAATTCCCAAAGCCATATTTCTTTTAGTGTACATAGTCTTGTTTCCCAGCTGCCGTGAACCTTATAGGAGAATAAACTTGTATGCAAAGGTAATAACCATTAAATCATTTTAGATAGCAACTCAGAAGCTACATCCTTGAGCACAGATCTGGAAATGTGTGGGCACCCGTTAGGGTTTCACATTGGACACGCCCTGCAGCTTGTTGATCTGTCTGGAGGATGAATGAATAAGGCACAAGGGCTGAGTGAAGcttacttttgaaaaattttcctttttgataaTTTCTGGACCTGCACTTATGGGAAAGATAGAGCTCTGTAAAAGCAGAGGACCAACTCCTGTCCTCTTTACCCTTATGGTGGGGCTGGTTATATGTATTCTACCTATCACAGTAGGCAAATACTACTATCACAGTCTATACTGAAGGAATACAGTATTCCAATTCTTCAGGGTGTTATCACCAATCCACTGCCTTAAATCTGTGTGTCAGGTTACAATTTCTATCAGGTCTACAAGTTCTGAGCAATACAATATGTGTTGGAACCAGTGAATCCCTTGGTCATTTGCCCTTTGTcacttcctttgctgtgaaatgGGCCTATTGGACTGAGGTGCTACTATGTGGGAAACTGTTATCAGAAATCATATAATCTAATGGCCCTCCAACAGAGGTACTAATCAAGATACCACACACAAGAAAGGGAAAGTCGTACTTGTGATGTGTATCATCTGTACTCACAGTGAATTATTGCCTTTTGTAGGGTGGAAGGAATCAGCATGCCACCAACTGACTTATTGGTCTCCTTAAGAGGAAGGTACCATATTGAGGGCCCAACATTGGTCTTTGCTGCTAACAGAACAGATACTCAGCACAGTAAAGCAGCCTTGGTGAGGTGCAGACTGTGCTGGTGCAAAGTCCCTGTCTCTGTTACCATGCCTAATGCATTTGTGTGCTCACTGTGTAATCACTGGAGTGGCTGAAAGCAGAGGCTGCCTGACACTTACTGGCTATACCTGGTTGTTTAACGCCTCTTCTGCAATGATGTCTCTGGTTGGCATGAATATGGGATGTACAGATTCATACACTTTGTGTACCATCCCACATCTTTTTCCCATACCTCCATTCACCCAATATTCCAACTGTTCTCCTTCCAGATCCATTATCAGCCAATCAACCCATTGGCCATTTTTTAGGAGTCCATGAATATTCTTATCTCAGGAAACTTTTCTCTCCACAAGGTAGAGGAATAGTTGAATGGCTAGCTATGGGCAATGACAAATTTAACCTCATTAATTACCTTTAAGGCCCCCCACCTGATTGTTACATATATTGCACCAATATATCTAGCCAAATCATCCTTATATCAGGCCTTTCTTCCTAAATTGTCAACTGGTtgtaggaaatctcttggagataatacacacgtgtgcacacacacatacacaaaaatacatacatacattagaGAGAAGCGTCAGTGATATAGGTGATATGGGGATCTGGGCCAACTGTCCATCCAACTTACTTTGTCTTCTGCACATGCTCTTGTCCTAAGTTATACCACATTCAGTATATGATGCATGATTGCTGTGATCACTCTCTCCTATAATTTGGTGGGTCTGATAGCATCTCAGTTCAAGACAGGCAACTCTGGATTTGTAGTAACTTGATACTCTATGAATAGTCTCTCCCAAGTCTCAGCAATATGTGAGGAATGGTGTTGAGAAAGGTGTATTGTCTTCTGCTGGAGATGGAAAGCCTTGATGCAGAGTGCCTGTGGCCTGTCCCATGATTCACCCATTGGGGCTTACCAGAGACATCTTTATCTACCAGAGATACCTTCAGATCCACGTGGTCTGCCAGTCAAAAGTTCCAAGTGCTACAtctataaattattaaatgtataGTTCAATGAATTTTCATATATCAATACCCCTGTGTAAGCACCATCCAGACAAAAGTATAGAGCATCTCCATCACAAGAGAAAATTCCTGTGACCACCTCATTGCTAGAAATCACTTTCCTACTCcgaggtaaccactattctgacttccatcacatagattagttttgcctgtttttgaatctcatataaataaattacacactatggatgcttttgtctctggcttctttgacccaatataatgtttttgagattcacccacGTTGTTTGGGTATCagaagttcattcttttttctgctgtGTAATATTCAATATGAAGGttccaaaattcattcatctattctaccgttcatggacatttgggttatttatagtttttggctattgtaactTAAGTTTCTATGAATATTCTTATACATGTTTTCACTGGGTATATACCAAGGAACAGCATTACCAAACCATAGGATAGGCACAGATTTATTTTTAGTAGAtattgccaaacagttttccagtgtggatttataattttatattcctaccagcacttgatattaattttgtaattttaaccATTGTGGTATTtctctgtgattttatttatattttattgatgagTAATTGTATTGAACACATTATCATATGCTGATTGACCTTTTGGATATCCTTTTGTATGAAGtgcctgttcaaatcttttgcccaatttttgagggttttttttttccatcttgttgATTTGTAAGCATTCTTTAGAGAGTCTGGACGTAAGCATTTTGTTGAATATAGGTACTGAGGATATCTTTTTCCAGAATGTGGCTTCCCCTCTGGTAACATCTCTCAAAACCATGATACAATATCATAATCACTATATTGTCAAGGTGCACAATAACATTTTCATCAGATTCATTTTCATGAATCTCTCATGTTGCCTTTTTCTAGCCACATCAACTTCCCTCCCACACCCACTCTGTCcttaaccacaaatctgttctatatttctataattttgatatttcaaaattgttacataaatgaaatcatacagtgtgatTAGTATATAATCTTTTGtgcttggctttttttttgtccgcttagcataattctctggagattcaacCAGGTTGATACACGTATCAGTGGTCTGCTCCTTTGTATTACTGAGCAGTATTCTATGTATCCCAGTTTAactattcacctgttgatggacatctggattgtttcAGTTTTGAGCTATTACaaaaaaagctgctataaacatacacgtacagggtcttttttggggggcggggtgtgTTTGTGTAAACATAAGTCTTCGCTTTCCTAAATTTGAtttttggtaattttaaaattatgaattaaattttcttaattcATATTATATAGTTATAGTGCTATGCAAATTGTCTATTCATATCGGGTGAGttgtgattgtttttttttttgaggaagtgTTCCATTTTTTCTAAGTGGTCAAATTTATATGTGTTGAgttgtttataattttctttattatccTTTGATGTCTGCAGTGATGCCCTGTTTCATTCTGATATTTTTAGGTTGTGTCTTTTCCTTATAAATCCTGCTAGAGGTTTCCAAATTTTATTGATTCATTAAAAGAAACAGCTCTTTGCTTCACTGATataccgatttttttttttttgctttaaatttcaGCGTTTTCTGTTCTAATATTCATTAATTCCCACCCTCtgctttctttgaatttattttgctcttctttttctaggttcttgaggtAAGGACATCTATTACTCATctgaaacttttcctctttcttaatgTACACATTTATTGGTATGTTTCCTTCTCTGAACTTTGAAATGTTgtgtttttatattcattcagttcagtatattttctttatttctcttgagacttcttctttgacttacaagttttttttaagtgtattttaaaatttccaactgTTGGaggtttttctgtctttcttatattgatttctagtttgattccactGTGGTTGAAGAATTTACTCCatatgattatttcttttaaatttggtgAGGTGTTTTTACAGGCTAGAATAGATCTATCTGTTCTGtcagcacttgaaaagaatgtgcattctgctgttgTTCTATAAATTttatggaatgttctataaatgagTATTAGATTCTTTTTGTTGA
Above is a genomic segment from Balaenoptera acutorostrata chromosome 7, mBalAcu1.1, whole genome shotgun sequence containing:
- the LOC102997811 gene encoding LOW QUALITY PROTEIN: olfactory receptor 2A7-like (The sequence of the model RefSeq protein was modified relative to this genomic sequence to represent the inferred CDS: inserted 1 base in 1 codon; substituted 1 base at 1 genomic stop codon), whose product is MGDNITCITEFTLLGFPLDATIQMLLFGLFSLFYVFTLPGNGVILVLISLDSRLHXYFFLSHLAIVDIAYACNTMPXMLVNLLSPDKPISFAGCMTQTFLFLTLAVTDCLLLLVMSYDHYVGICHPLWYSAIMVWRVCIVLVVISWTTGVLPSLIPLVLLLPLPFCISQKINHFFCEIMAVLKLACTDTHISETVVLAGMISVLVGHFSSIVISYMCVLCAIFRIQSGEHQRKAFSTCSSHLCVVGLFHGIAIIMYIGPRYGNPKEQKKYLFLFHRFFSPMLNPLIYTLRNSEVKNALKRVLGIERAL